The Methanomethylovorans hollandica DSM 15978 genome includes a region encoding these proteins:
- a CDS encoding DUF4214 domain-containing protein: MEEKDFDHTSYPRKLNLGCGFDKKEGYLNIDFNDFHDPDMVANVCNLEMLPCGYYEEIIAYDVLEHITRNKTKLVLSEWNRLLKKGGILHLQVPDLLGILSLLMQDAYQSLEQQEVLVHCLFGSQQYHGDFHHTGFTEMIIRSYLEETGFETESVARKDEWLLQVSAKKIKECVLGELLSIQDHTEFVATAYVNILERKPDKDGFKYYTERLISGEMDKGSVLISLLYSDEKKKLSERVSGTPAGSSGRIKR, encoded by the coding sequence ATGGAAGAAAAAGACTTTGATCACACTTCATATCCGCGAAAATTGAATCTGGGTTGTGGGTTTGATAAAAAAGAAGGGTATCTGAACATTGATTTCAATGATTTCCACGATCCGGATATGGTAGCTAATGTCTGTAACCTTGAAATGCTCCCCTGCGGATACTATGAGGAAATTATTGCTTATGATGTGCTTGAACACATAACACGCAACAAGACAAAGCTTGTCCTTTCCGAATGGAACCGTCTGTTGAAAAAAGGTGGTATCCTCCATTTACAGGTTCCTGATCTTCTGGGAATACTATCCCTGTTAATGCAAGATGCATATCAGTCCTTAGAACAGCAGGAGGTATTGGTGCACTGCCTTTTTGGTTCACAGCAATATCATGGGGACTTTCATCACACAGGATTTACAGAAATGATCATTAGAAGTTACCTTGAGGAAACTGGTTTTGAAACTGAGAGCGTTGCAAGAAAAGATGAATGGCTCTTGCAGGTAAGCGCAAAAAAGATCAAAGAGTGCGTTCTGGGAGAGTTGCTTTCCATACAGGATCACACGGAGTTCGTTGCAACAGCTTATGTGAACATACTTGAGAGAAAACCTGACAAAGATGGATTCAAATATTATACTGAAAGACTGATAAGCGGGGAGATGGATAAAGGATCGGTGCTGATATCACTATTGTATTCGGATGAAAAGAAAAAGCTCAGCGAACGTGTGTCCGGTACACCTGCCGGATCTTCTGGTCGAATAAAGAGATAA
- the fpoO gene encoding F420H2 dehydrogenase subunit FpoO encodes MADCDLCSVSIPTVVPVRVFVPRFENSYPEGIWKGLCEPCLKAAKETADRFTTFSASGTVGKCDLCSAVAQLQPVQISRPSFSKGEEEDTAMLCKKCLAAVQEADKSWQRQKEKEQHEHH; translated from the coding sequence ATGGCAGATTGCGATCTATGTAGTGTTTCAATACCCACTGTTGTCCCAGTAAGGGTTTTTGTGCCCCGGTTTGAGAACTCGTATCCGGAAGGTATCTGGAAAGGACTGTGTGAACCATGTCTGAAGGCAGCAAAAGAGACTGCTGACAGATTCACCACATTCAGTGCATCCGGCACTGTTGGTAAATGTGACCTGTGCAGCGCTGTTGCCCAGCTGCAGCCCGTACAAATATCCAGGCCTTCTTTCTCAAAAGGAGAAGAAGAGGACACTGCAATGCTCTGCAAGAAATGTCTTGCTGCTGTTCAGGAAGCCGACAAAAGCTGGCAAAGGCAAAAAGAAAAAGAACAGCATGAGCATCACTAA
- a CDS encoding GntP family permease: protein MEPMLIFLFALLIVLILTTYVRLHPFLSLVITSLLIGIMAGRPEEALNTMSFGMGKVFAQFAIIITAGSILGIVLEKTGGMDVIASDLIRVSKRPLLALNILGFLFAVPFMCSILAYVVFAPLAKDFSLKLKIPAGIPATSLVLGTLASFGLLYPSPVVLSAASEMHADIAKVFFIGLMIAFPISLLGYRYASRSTKIKEHDYVLQAESLQKASKSRLAAYLPIGLPILLILAGTFLTHPLISFIGNPNVALLIGVLLCLVLSRSYGKELHEWVEKAIRRSGIVLLDLCAGGALGATFTMTGAGEALGKMFLDLAFPALLIPFLVAVAVQTVQGSRVVTMLIAPALIIPILPQLGLPVEISLLSMACGTFLISHVNDPFFWIFRDLAELETSEALRYYTFGGILMGLTGLLLLGCVYWIAF from the coding sequence ATGGAGCCTATGCTAATCTTTTTATTTGCACTGCTGATCGTTCTTATACTGACAACGTATGTAAGGCTTCACCCTTTTCTCAGTCTGGTAATAACTTCACTGCTTATAGGAATAATGGCAGGCAGACCTGAAGAAGCATTGAATACCATGTCCTTTGGCATGGGGAAAGTATTCGCCCAGTTTGCCATAATAATTACCGCTGGCAGTATCTTAGGTATAGTACTGGAAAAAACCGGAGGCATGGACGTTATTGCCAGTGATCTGATCAGAGTATCTAAAAGACCACTGCTTGCTCTTAACATATTGGGATTCCTGTTTGCTGTACCTTTTATGTGCTCTATTCTTGCCTACGTGGTATTTGCTCCTCTGGCTAAGGATTTTAGCCTTAAATTGAAGATACCGGCCGGAATACCCGCAACCTCACTTGTACTTGGTACACTGGCATCCTTTGGTCTTCTGTATCCTTCACCTGTTGTACTCAGTGCCGCCAGTGAGATGCATGCGGATATTGCGAAAGTGTTTTTCATAGGACTTATGATAGCTTTTCCCATATCATTACTGGGATACAGATATGCATCAAGATCGACAAAGATCAAGGAACATGATTATGTCCTTCAAGCAGAATCCCTGCAGAAAGCATCAAAAAGCAGACTAGCAGCATATCTTCCCATAGGTCTTCCCATTCTGCTGATACTTGCAGGTACGTTCTTAACTCATCCATTGATATCATTCATAGGAAATCCCAATGTAGCCTTATTGATTGGTGTGCTGCTTTGTCTGGTATTGTCACGATCGTATGGGAAGGAGCTGCATGAATGGGTAGAAAAAGCTATCAGACGCAGTGGAATTGTATTGCTTGATCTCTGCGCAGGAGGAGCGCTCGGAGCCACGTTTACAATGACAGGAGCAGGCGAAGCTTTGGGTAAAATGTTCCTGGATCTTGCTTTTCCTGCTCTCTTGATACCTTTTCTGGTAGCTGTGGCTGTGCAGACGGTACAGGGTTCCCGTGTGGTCACGATGCTTATAGCACCTGCTCTGATAATACCCATCCTTCCACAACTTGGACTTCCTGTTGAGATCAGTCTCCTTTCCATGGCATGTGGCACATTCCTGATATCGCATGTAAACGATCCCTTTTTCTGGATATTCAGAGATCTTGCAGAACTTGAAACCAGCGAAGCACTCAGATACTATACGTTCGGAGGCATCCTGATGGGATTAACAGGCTTGCTGCTGCTCGGATGTGTATATTGGATAGCGTTTTAA
- the fpoN gene encoding F(420)H(2) dehydrogenase subunit N: MADLTLLTPELTLVGTGLVVLLIGLFLNTNAKKILGYLASLGVLASLVLVIMSLGREGMLFNDTLSFDALSQFFKIIFLSVALLVSIASIKYTEGNSHTEEFYSLMIFATAGMMFVASANDLMVLFVAFELASLATYALAGFEKKNPISLEASMKYFMIGSLSAALMLFGISFIYGATGTTSIPGVAANIDLLLGSPMGLLSVVLMIAGLGFKIALVPFHMWAPDTYQGSPSVVSSLLAAGSKKMGFVAAFKVFMIALIALQAEWTTAFAVLAVITMTLGNVVALSQTSVKRMLAYSSVAQAGYITMAFVVMSKTALAGAILYALSHGFMKAGAFIATGAVVYMVLSEKKDSETPDDIDNFRGLGRRMPVTALCMTIFLFALAGIPLTAGYMSKFVLFASTIEAGMVWLAVIAILNSAISLFYYARVVKYMYFLPSDGEKISEPKPYTFAMIIAAIFVLAIGFWSEPFLYWAMEAAKVLI, translated from the coding sequence ATGGCAGATCTCACATTACTCACACCTGAACTCACCCTGGTGGGGACGGGTCTTGTGGTTCTACTTATAGGATTATTCCTTAATACGAACGCAAAGAAGATATTGGGTTATCTTGCATCTCTGGGTGTACTTGCATCCCTTGTGCTTGTCATAATGAGCCTTGGCCGTGAAGGTATGCTATTTAATGACACACTTTCATTTGATGCATTATCTCAGTTTTTCAAGATAATCTTCCTTTCAGTAGCTTTGCTGGTATCCATAGCATCTATTAAGTATACTGAAGGCAATTCCCATACAGAGGAATTCTACTCGCTGATGATCTTTGCAACAGCTGGTATGATGTTCGTGGCATCCGCCAATGACCTCATGGTACTGTTCGTTGCCTTTGAGCTGGCAAGTCTTGCTACGTATGCTTTGGCAGGTTTCGAGAAGAAGAATCCAATATCCCTTGAAGCTTCCATGAAGTACTTTATGATCGGATCACTGTCAGCAGCTCTTATGCTCTTCGGTATCTCATTCATATATGGTGCCACAGGCACCACCAGCATTCCTGGCGTGGCAGCAAATATCGATCTCCTGCTTGGAAGCCCAATGGGACTGTTGTCTGTGGTCCTGATGATCGCAGGTCTTGGCTTTAAGATAGCTCTCGTTCCATTCCACATGTGGGCACCCGATACTTACCAGGGTTCTCCTTCAGTTGTGTCCTCATTACTTGCAGCAGGTTCAAAGAAAATGGGCTTTGTGGCAGCTTTCAAGGTGTTCATGATCGCTCTGATCGCTCTGCAGGCTGAATGGACTACAGCTTTTGCAGTGCTTGCAGTGATCACCATGACTCTTGGTAACGTTGTGGCTCTCTCACAGACAAGCGTCAAGAGAATGCTTGCGTATTCTTCGGTCGCCCAGGCAGGTTATATAACCATGGCCTTTGTGGTTATGAGCAAAACAGCTCTGGCAGGTGCAATATTGTATGCTCTGTCACATGGTTTCATGAAAGCAGGCGCATTCATAGCCACTGGAGCGGTCGTATACATGGTCCTTTCGGAGAAAAAGGATTCAGAAACTCCTGACGACATTGATAATTTCCGGGGACTTGGCAGACGTATGCCGGTCACTGCTCTTTGCATGACGATCTTCCTCTTTGCCCTTGCAGGTATACCTCTTACAGCAGGTTATATGAGCAAGTTCGTTCTCTTTGCATCTACTATAGAGGCAGGAATGGTGTGGCTTGCAGTGATCGCGATACTCAACAGTGCGATCTCATTGTTCTATTACGCCAGGGTAGTAAAATACATGTATTTCCTGCCTTCTGATGGGGAAAAGATCTCAGAACCCAAGCCTTACACATTTGCAATGATCATTGCAGCGATATTCGTATTAGCTATTGGTTTCTGGTCAGAGCCGTTCCTTTATTGGGCAATGGAAGCCGCAAAGGTGTTGATCTAA
- a CDS encoding chemotaxis protein CheD, translated as MIVVGMADYAVTRSPDKLTTLGLGSCVGIALYDPVAKIGGLIHIMLPTIENARFTDNCAKFADSGIPIVIQEMVSIGAVRRRLVAKIAGGAKMFSFNSDVNLNIGERNIQATKIVLTEMKIPLIAEDVGKNYGRTVVLDTDTGVYHIKSAIKGENLI; from the coding sequence ATGATAGTGGTAGGAATGGCAGATTATGCTGTGACTCGAAGTCCGGATAAATTGACAACCCTGGGCCTGGGATCATGCGTAGGTATTGCCCTCTATGATCCCGTGGCAAAAATAGGAGGATTGATACACATCATGCTGCCAACTATTGAAAATGCACGTTTTACAGATAACTGTGCCAAATTTGCTGATAGCGGCATACCTATTGTCATACAAGAGATGGTAAGTATCGGAGCAGTGCGCAGAAGACTGGTAGCTAAAATAGCCGGTGGAGCAAAGATGTTCTCTTTTAACAGCGATGTGAACCTGAACATCGGAGAACGGAATATACAGGCCACAAAAATTGTACTTACAGAAATGAAAATACCTCTAATTGCAGAAGATGTGGGAAAGAATTATGGGCGTACTGTTGTGCTGGATACTGATACAGGAGTTTACCATATTAAAAGCGCAATAAAAGGAGAAAACTTAATTTAA
- the fpoK gene encoding F420H2 dehydrogenase subunit FpoK: MIPLFYYLALSAIIFSIGLFGFMTQRSGIRMLMCVELMLNAANINLVAFSSYNADLTGQVFALYSISLAAAEAAIGFAILMSIYRVRDMIDLDKINVLRW, from the coding sequence ATGATACCATTATTTTATTATCTTGCACTTTCAGCGATCATATTCTCAATAGGTCTGTTTGGATTCATGACCCAGAGAAGTGGTATCAGAATGCTTATGTGTGTGGAGCTTATGCTGAACGCTGCCAATATCAATCTGGTTGCATTCTCAAGCTATAATGCAGACCTTACGGGGCAAGTATTTGCTTTGTATTCTATTTCTCTTGCAGCAGCTGAGGCAGCCATTGGTTTCGCGATCCTTATGTCCATCTATAGAGTAAGGGACATGATCGATCTTGACAAGATCAATGTATTGAGGTGGTAA
- a CDS encoding chemotaxis protein CheC produces the protein MVYDISKLTDFHYSALKEISNIGIGNAVTSLAEMMGSEIKIMTPSLKVARIEKVTEFSGGADKLVSGVLMELAGGVNGYMVILLPPESAQLICNTMTKKEYSDITDPMNESLISEVGHILGSTYITAFSDFLKVDVFASAPFHTYDMIGAIMDNILIHMSQEVEHAIILDTLFTLKGNDMHGKLLTLFDPISLELILKHVDAMFC, from the coding sequence ATGGTTTACGATATTTCCAAACTTACAGACTTTCATTACAGCGCTTTAAAAGAGATAAGCAATATAGGAATAGGTAATGCGGTCACTTCTCTGGCAGAGATGATGGGAAGTGAAATAAAGATAATGACCCCGAGCCTCAAAGTTGCCAGGATAGAGAAAGTAACAGAGTTTTCCGGAGGGGCCGATAAACTGGTTTCGGGAGTCCTTATGGAGCTGGCAGGGGGGGTCAATGGTTATATGGTCATACTTCTGCCACCGGAAAGTGCACAACTTATCTGCAACACTATGACAAAAAAGGAATACTCAGACATCACAGATCCCATGAACGAGTCGCTCATATCAGAAGTAGGTCACATCCTGGGAAGTACTTATATTACCGCTTTTTCCGATTTTCTTAAAGTGGATGTTTTTGCATCGGCCCCATTCCATACATATGACATGATAGGTGCCATAATGGACAATATACTTATTCATATGAGCCAGGAAGTTGAACATGCCATAATTCTGGATACCCTGTTCACGCTAAAAGGTAATGATATGCATGGGAAACTTCTCACTCTGTTCGATCCCATATCTCTAGAATTGATTTTAAAGCATGTAGACGCGATGTTCTGTTGA
- a CDS encoding chemotaxis protein CheC, with amino-acid sequence MIQLSGFQSDALREIGGIGMGNATTALSQLLSSRVQLNLSNSQIMDIASMASMMPSSMTLVAIMMDLTGDLTGTMMMLLDPGSAVTLCSNLLREHALEENPEMYESALSETVNILAGSYLNNICEFLGTRVLHSTPEIVLEDAETVFSRIKDRSDATSSEVLNIETMFQVQGLCNAQGNCTLYGDMFVFLDEESVGALLILIEKLLDGRWEIRK; translated from the coding sequence ATGATACAGCTTTCAGGTTTCCAGTCAGATGCGCTGAGGGAGATAGGGGGCATTGGTATGGGCAATGCCACAACCGCTCTCTCCCAGCTTTTGAGCAGCAGGGTTCAGCTGAACCTGTCAAATTCACAGATAATGGACATTGCATCGATGGCCTCAATGATGCCTTCATCTATGACCCTCGTAGCTATAATGATGGATCTGACCGGAGACCTGACTGGCACAATGATGATGCTTTTAGATCCTGGTAGTGCTGTGACCCTTTGTTCCAATCTTTTGAGAGAACATGCACTGGAAGAGAATCCGGAAATGTATGAGTCTGCGCTTAGTGAAACTGTCAATATCCTGGCCGGATCCTATCTGAATAACATATGCGAGTTCCTGGGAACAAGAGTGTTGCATTCAACTCCTGAAATCGTTTTAGAAGATGCAGAGACGGTATTTTCCCGGATCAAGGACAGATCAGATGCAACTTCCTCTGAAGTGCTGAACATAGAAACAATGTTCCAGGTACAGGGTCTGTGCAACGCTCAAGGTAATTGCACTCTTTATGGCGATATGTTCGTGTTCCTTGATGAGGAGTCTGTAGGTGCATTGCTTATTCTAATTGAGAAGTTACTGGATGGCCGATGGGAGATTAGAAAATGA
- the fpoM gene encoding F(420)H(2) dehydrogenase subunit M has product MAIPILSLIVLIPLLFAVLTLLTKTKEQARVFALFSSVVVLALSMFTYFNFDSTTSQMQFQEFAQWVPSLGINYQLGIDGISMPLVLLNAIVIPLLILFTWNDDKKQPNRFYALILATQGAVIGVFLALDFFLFYVFWELTLVPLFFMVSIWGGPGKHKASIKFFIYTHVGSLVMLLGIFGLYFAAWKQTGTPNMGIEHLLSQFQFIASGVSRDLIFVALLFGFLVKIPAFPFHSWLPDAYVEAPTAGSVLFVLLKIGGYGLFRVILPILPFTPSMNLMIAIMAALGAVSILYGAFLALAQKDLKRMVAYSSVSHMGYVTLGAAGVVSLSVSGAMFQQFSHGLIMSIMFMACGVINNATGTRIINELGGLARKMPKLAVIMMLAFMASLGLPWLTGFIAEFLVLTFTYINQPTYVIIAILAIIITAAYHLWAMQRTMFGVYNEKFGALKDISASQTFSMAVIAILILYFGLNPSPVLDMMITNSEKLVSLMAVVGV; this is encoded by the coding sequence ATGGCAATACCCATTCTATCTTTAATAGTACTGATCCCACTTTTATTCGCAGTACTTACTCTACTCACAAAGACTAAAGAACAAGCAAGGGTTTTTGCCCTATTCTCATCAGTTGTGGTACTGGCACTGAGCATGTTCACGTACTTCAATTTTGACAGTACGACATCTCAGATGCAGTTCCAGGAATTTGCTCAATGGGTGCCAAGCCTTGGGATCAATTATCAGCTGGGTATAGATGGCATCTCCATGCCACTAGTTCTGCTGAACGCTATAGTCATACCCTTGCTCATACTGTTTACATGGAATGATGACAAGAAACAGCCCAACAGATTCTATGCTCTGATACTTGCAACTCAGGGAGCTGTTATAGGTGTGTTCTTAGCGCTTGATTTCTTCCTGTTCTACGTGTTCTGGGAACTGACCCTGGTACCGCTCTTCTTTATGGTGAGCATCTGGGGAGGGCCCGGGAAGCATAAGGCATCGATCAAGTTCTTTATTTACACACACGTGGGTTCACTTGTGATGTTGCTGGGTATATTTGGCCTCTATTTCGCCGCCTGGAAACAGACAGGTACTCCGAACATGGGTATTGAACATCTGCTTTCACAGTTCCAGTTCATAGCCAGCGGAGTATCTCGTGATCTCATATTCGTGGCACTGTTGTTCGGTTTCCTGGTGAAGATCCCTGCATTTCCGTTCCATTCCTGGCTGCCTGATGCATACGTTGAAGCACCTACCGCAGGCAGTGTGCTCTTCGTTCTGCTTAAGATAGGCGGTTACGGATTGTTCAGGGTAATCTTGCCTATACTACCCTTCACACCATCCATGAACCTTATGATCGCTATCATGGCAGCGCTTGGTGCAGTGAGCATCCTTTACGGTGCTTTCCTTGCGCTGGCACAGAAAGATCTCAAACGCATGGTGGCATATTCCAGTGTAAGCCATATGGGCTATGTAACGCTTGGAGCTGCAGGTGTTGTCTCTCTCTCAGTTTCAGGAGCCATGTTCCAGCAGTTCTCACATGGACTCATCATGAGTATAATGTTCATGGCGTGTGGGGTCATCAACAATGCAACGGGTACCAGGATCATCAATGAACTTGGAGGGCTTGCCAGAAAGATGCCAAAGCTTGCTGTGATCATGATGCTGGCTTTCATGGCCTCACTGGGACTTCCGTGGCTTACAGGATTCATTGCAGAGTTCCTGGTGCTGACATTCACATACATCAATCAGCCCACTTACGTGATCATAGCTATACTGGCCATAATCATCACAGCGGCATATCACTTGTGGGCAATGCAGAGAACAATGTTCGGCGTATACAATGAGAAGTTCGGGGCTTTGAAAGATATTTCCGCATCCCAGACATTCTCAATGGCTGTCATTGCGATACTGATACTTTACTTTGGACTGAACCCCAGTCCGGTGCTGGATATGATGATAACAAATTCCGAAAAACTGGTCAGCCTGATGGCTGTTGTGGGGGTGTGA
- a CDS encoding DUF3795 domain-containing protein translates to MEVEMLSPDLTLLHIVFISVSLLGGMLAIYFWIKVYKDTKRGSVAWLLLALTAIFLITTAIFPALAVGNTDQNVVETILLFLGFWSAVYTSIFAAAGFLMFRAFKTVPRQDLGNFLIEGMVFRKSEGKQADDDASTAESIAGLLKWSTLIEYTPRTRYEDSVIEMCLRFYGETMNVVLVSTEPRTSIYKERLGELLDIGAMKFIELSGTEDKLVEKDGIIILPARELDSFFDLTGKLPAGCALIFEPLSHMLLAEGEDRTYSFTSKMAEQFTSKEIVFVGMINSLAHQKEVVSRFEGLFVNIAEESENSIKIVKGGKDEFIRFYAGKSFFLETEMINKA, encoded by the coding sequence TTGGAGGTAGAAATGCTTAGTCCGGACCTTACGCTCTTACATATTGTATTCATATCTGTCTCCCTCCTAGGAGGAATGCTTGCTATTTATTTCTGGATAAAGGTATATAAAGATACAAAAAGAGGTTCTGTTGCATGGCTCCTTCTTGCTCTGACAGCAATATTCCTCATTACTACTGCTATCTTCCCGGCTTTGGCAGTGGGGAATACTGACCAGAACGTAGTTGAGACCATATTATTGTTCCTTGGTTTCTGGAGTGCTGTATACACAAGTATTTTTGCTGCAGCGGGCTTTTTGATGTTCAGGGCATTTAAGACCGTCCCCCGTCAGGACCTGGGGAATTTTCTCATCGAAGGCATGGTATTCAGAAAAAGCGAGGGAAAACAGGCTGACGATGATGCAAGCACTGCTGAAAGTATAGCCGGGCTATTAAAATGGTCAACGCTGATCGAATACACTCCAAGGACCCGCTATGAGGATTCAGTAATAGAAATGTGTCTGCGCTTTTATGGTGAAACCATGAATGTAGTGCTGGTCTCAACTGAACCGCGCACTTCCATTTACAAGGAAAGGCTTGGAGAACTGTTGGACATCGGAGCTATGAAATTCATTGAACTGTCCGGTACTGAGGACAAACTGGTAGAAAAAGATGGGATCATCATATTGCCGGCAAGAGAACTTGATAGCTTCTTCGACCTTACAGGTAAACTTCCTGCAGGCTGCGCCCTGATATTCGAACCGCTGTCCCATATGCTTTTAGCAGAAGGAGAAGACCGCACATATTCCTTCACATCTAAAATGGCTGAGCAATTTACATCCAAAGAGATCGTGTTTGTTGGTATGATCAATAGCCTTGCACATCAAAAAGAAGTTGTTAGCAGATTCGAAGGGCTTTTTGTGAATATTGCAGAAGAATCCGAGAACAGTATAAAAATAGTAAAAGGCGGCAAAGATGAGTTTATTCGATTTTATGCAGGTAAAAGCTTCTTCCTTGAGACGGAAATGATAAATAAAGCTTAA
- the fpoL gene encoding F420H2 dehydrogenase subunit FpoL produces MAIEDMAFLIPVLPALAFLLTFFLGKKLPNGGAIIPIIAIFTSFIISLMITLNLLQNPGLVVSQSYNWFAILNVGVLIDPLAAVMLSMVTFVSLLIHIYAVGYMSHDKAQPRYFAETALFTAAMLGVILSDNILQFFICWELVGLCSYLLIGFWFEKPSAASAAKKAFLTTRVGDVMFLAGIILLFSDIFRIYNGSIPEGVYVLRFDEIFTHIPEIAALNTQIFGYEVSHLTIVTLLFFGGAVGKSGQFPLHVWLPDAMEGPTTVSALIHAATMVTAGVYLVARTFPMFIAAPHSLIIVAYLGAFTALFAATMGLVMNDIKRVLAFSTISQLGYMMLGLGMGAVIGVTAVGDSLFHLINHAFFKALLFLCAGSVIHAVGTQDIRQMGGVKKVMPITFITMLIASLALAGFGIPGTSIGVSGFFSKDPIIEAAYLFGESTENWLPYLFSIVAALLTSIYIFRLIFMTFTGKPRTNYGGHESPSVMTVPLMILGVLALVFGAITKTGFGKFLEETFANNFVNMDIHALAEIGKYHLASHGAGGEPLLILWMPVIVAVAGLLISYLIYGMRIIDMSSIVSRKNPVYKLLYNRYYQNSIFTQFLAVKVIYEGLALAGRAIDRGFDWTVNLIGHIFTEASDGLRVLQTGVVQNYATSVVTGVSLLIILVKLILEVF; encoded by the coding sequence ATGGCGATAGAAGACATGGCATTTTTAATACCTGTACTTCCGGCACTGGCGTTTTTGCTCACGTTCTTCCTGGGCAAGAAGCTGCCAAATGGCGGAGCTATCATCCCCATTATTGCTATCTTTACCTCGTTTATAATTTCATTGATGATCACACTGAACCTGTTGCAGAACCCGGGTCTGGTTGTTTCTCAATCATACAACTGGTTTGCCATACTTAATGTGGGTGTCCTTATTGATCCCCTGGCAGCTGTGATGCTGTCCATGGTTACCTTTGTCAGTTTGCTCATCCACATATATGCTGTTGGCTACATGTCCCATGACAAAGCTCAGCCCAGGTACTTTGCAGAGACAGCCCTCTTCACAGCTGCGATGCTAGGAGTAATTCTTTCTGATAACATTCTTCAGTTCTTCATATGCTGGGAACTTGTGGGTCTGTGTTCTTACCTGCTCATTGGCTTCTGGTTCGAAAAACCATCAGCAGCTTCTGCAGCAAAGAAGGCTTTCCTGACCACAAGGGTTGGTGACGTGATGTTCCTTGCAGGTATCATCCTGCTATTTTCCGATATCTTCAGGATATACAATGGTTCCATACCCGAAGGCGTATATGTTCTGAGGTTCGATGAGATCTTCACTCACATACCTGAAATAGCAGCTCTCAATACACAGATCTTCGGATATGAAGTAAGTCATCTGACAATTGTAACTCTGCTCTTCTTCGGAGGCGCTGTGGGTAAATCCGGTCAGTTCCCTCTGCATGTGTGGCTGCCGGATGCAATGGAAGGTCCGACTACTGTTTCTGCTCTTATCCATGCGGCAACGATGGTTACAGCCGGTGTATACCTGGTTGCAAGGACATTCCCCATGTTCATTGCAGCTCCCCATTCACTGATCATAGTTGCATATCTTGGAGCCTTCACCGCTCTATTTGCGGCTACCATGGGACTTGTCATGAACGATATTAAGCGTGTTCTGGCATTTTCCACTATCAGTCAGCTTGGATATATGATGCTTGGACTTGGAATGGGTGCAGTCATCGGAGTAACCGCAGTGGGAGATTCACTGTTCCACCTCATCAACCATGCATTCTTCAAGGCACTTCTCTTCCTGTGCGCAGGAAGTGTGATCCACGCAGTTGGAACTCAGGATATCCGTCAAATGGGTGGCGTGAAGAAGGTCATGCCTATAACATTCATAACCATGCTCATTGCTTCTCTGGCTCTGGCAGGTTTCGGTATCCCGGGCACTTCTATTGGTGTAAGTGGTTTCTTCAGTAAGGACCCTATAATCGAAGCAGCATACCTCTTCGGTGAGTCCACAGAAAACTGGTTGCCCTATTTATTCTCGATAGTCGCTGCCTTGCTTACATCTATCTATATATTCAGGTTGATCTTCATGACCTTTACAGGTAAGCCAAGGACCAATTACGGAGGGCACGAATCTCCATCTGTGATGACCGTTCCCCTCATGATATTGGGTGTTCTGGCACTTGTCTTTGGTGCAATCACAAAGACAGGCTTCGGAAAATTCCTGGAAGAAACATTTGCCAACAACTTCGTTAACATGGATATCCATGCACTTGCAGAGATCGGTAAGTATCATCTGGCATCACACGGTGCCGGAGGCGAGCCCTTGCTGATCCTCTGGATGCCTGTTATCGTTGCCGTGGCAGGTCTGTTGATCTCATATCTTATCTATGGTATGCGGATCATTGACATGTCCAGCATTGTTTCCAGGAAGAATCCTGTCTACAAGCTGCTTTACAACAGGTACTACCAGAACTCTATCTTTACGCAATTCCTTGCAGTTAAGGTTATATACGAAGGTCTTGCACTTGCCGGAAGAGCGATTGACAGAGGCTTTGACTGGACGGTCAATCTAATAGGTCACATATTCACCGAAGCCTCAGATGGTCTGAGAGTACTTCAGACAGGTGTGGTACAAAACTATGCCACTTCAGTGGTAACTGGTGTCAGTTTACTTATAATTCTCGTTAAGCTGATCCTGGAGGTATTCTAA